One Triticum dicoccoides isolate Atlit2015 ecotype Zavitan chromosome 5B, WEW_v2.0, whole genome shotgun sequence genomic window carries:
- the LOC119312110 gene encoding cullin-4-like, producing MKKAKLPASSSSSAGPTEKSGLHLDPAAAAAVRGGGRTNGEEDAEMLLADQDELRAPNASAPGCGTANLFRKKATLPQPPATAATRKPLRIKIGQPKLPKNFEEDTWAILKDAITAIFLKQKLSCDVEKLYQAAGDLCLHKLGANLYERVKKECEIHISAKISALVGQSPDLVVFLSLVQRTWQDFCDQMLIIRGIALLLDVKYVKNVANLCSVWDMGLQLFRKHISLSPEIEHKTVTGLLRLIESERLGEAIDKTLLSHLLKMFTDLGMYSETFEKPFLECTSEFYATEGVKYLQQSDIPDYLKHTESRLQEEHDRCILYLEANTRKPLIATTEKQLLQRHTSAIIEKGFTVLMEANRVTDLSRMYTLFQRVDAIEMLKQALSLYIRGTGQGIIMDEEKDKDLVPFLLEFKASLDKILEESFAKNEAFSNTIKESFEHLINLRQNRPAELIAKFLDEKLRAGNKGTSEEELEGILDKVLVLFRFIQGKDVFEAFYKKDLAKRLLLGKSASIDAEKSMITKLKTECGSQFTNKLEGMFKDIELSKEINDSFKQSSQARTKLPTGIEMSVHVLTTGYWPTYPPMDVKLPHELNVYQDIFKEFYLSKYSGRRLMWQNSLGHCVLKVEFPKGRKELAVSLFQSVVLMLFNDAQKLSFVDIKESTGIEDKELRRTLQSLACGKVRVLQKTPKGRDIDDKDEFVFNEDFSAPLYRIKVNAIQMKETVEENTSTTERVFQDRQYQVDAAIVRIMKTRKTLSHTLLITELFQQLKFPIKPADMKKRIESLIDREYLERDRSNPQIYNYLA from the exons aTGAAGAAGGCCAAGctccccgcctcctcctcctcctccgccgggcCCACCGAGAAGAGCGGGCTCCACCTcgacccggccgccgccgccgccgtcaggggCGGTGGCCGCACCAACGGCGAGGAGGATGCGGAGATGCTGCTCGCCGACCAGGACGAGCTCCGCGCCCCCAACGCATCGGCCCCAGGGTGTGGCACGGCCAACCTCTTCCGGAAGAAGGCCACGCTCCCGCAGCCCCCTGCCACCGCCGCCACCCGCAAGCCCCTCCGCATCAAAATAG GTCAGCCAAAGTTGCCCAAAAACTTTGAGGAAGATACTTGGGCAATTTTGAAGGATGCCATTACAGCCATATTTCTCAAGCAGAAGCTTTCCTGCGATGTTGAGAAACTTTATCAG GCTGCTGGTGATCTCTGTCTACACAAGCTAGGGGCAAATTTATACGAGCGAGTCAAGAAAGAATGCGAAATACATATATCAGCAAAAATCTCAGCATTAGTGGGTCAAAGTCCAGATCTGGTTGTATTTTTGTCGTTGGTGCAAAGAACATGGCAAGATTTTTGCGACCAGATGTTGATTATCCGTGGTATCGCTTTACTTCTTGATGTAAAATATGTCAAGAATGTTGCAAATCTTTGTTCAGTGTGGGATATGGGGTTGCAGCTGTTCCGCAAGCATATATCATTGTCTCCGGAGATTGAACACAAAACCGTCACTGGTCTTTTAAGATTGATTGAGAGCGAGAG GCTTGGTGAAGCAATAGATAAAACATTACTTAGTCATCTTCTGAAGATGTTTACTGATCTTGGAATGTATTCCGAGACATTCGAAAAGCCTTTTCTTGAATGCACCTCTGAGTTTTATGCTACTGAAGGTGTCAAATATTTGCAGCAGTCTGATATTCCAGATTATCTAAAGCATACAGAG TCAAGGTTGCAAGAAGAACACGATAGGTGCATTCTGTATTTGGAAGCTAACACGAGGAAGCCACTTATAGCAACTACAGAAAAACAATTGCTACAGCGACACACATCCGCAATTATTGAGAAG GGATTTACAGTGCTTATGGAAGCAAATCGTGTAACGGACCTGTCGAGGATGTACACCCTTTTTCAGAGGGTTGATGCCATTGAGATGCTAAAGCAAGCACTTAGTTTATATATCCGGGGCACAGGCCAGGGCATTATCATGGATGAAGAGAAAGACAAGGATTTGGTTCCCTTTCTTCTGGAATTTAAGGCATCCCTTGATAAAATATTAGAAGAAAGTTTTGCAAAAAATGAGGCTTTCTCCAATACTATAAAAGAGTCATTCGAGCATCTTATCAATCTACGCCAG AATCGACCGGCTGAATTGATTGCAAAGTTTCTCGATGAGAAACTTCGAGCTGGAAATAAAGGTACTTCAGAAGAAGAATTGGAGGGAATACTCGACAAAGTTTTGGTTCTGTTCCGATTTATACAA GGAAAAGATGTATTTGAGGCATTCTACAAGAAGGATCTAGCTAAGAGGTTGCTGCTGGGAAAGAGCGCATCAATAGATGCTGAGAAATCAATGATTACAAAG CTTAAAACTGAGTGCGGAAGTCAATTTACCAACAAATTGGAGGGAATGTTCAAG GACATTGAATTATCCAAAGAAATAAATGATTCTTTCAAGCAATCATCTCAGGCAAGGACAAAGCTTCCAACTGGCATTGAAATGAGTGTACATGTGCTTACAACAGG CTACTGGCCGACATATCCACCGAtggatgtgaagctcccacatgaaCTCAATGTGTATCAG GATATATTTAAAGAATTCTATTTGAGCAAGTACAGTGGAAGGCGTCTAATGTGGCAGAATTCTTTGGGTCATTGTGTATTAAAAGTAGAGTTCCCCAAAGGTAGAAAGGAACTTGCAGTGTCATTATTTCAG AGTGTAGTCCTGATGTTGTTCAACGATGCACAAAAGCTAAGCTTTGTCGACATAAAGGAGTCGACTGGTATTGAGGATAAAGAATTGAGAAGAACACTGCAGTCACTTGCATGTGGCAAAGTTAGGGTTCTCCAAAAG ACACCAAAAGGACGAGATATAGATGATAAGGACGAATTCGTATTTAATGAAGATTTTAGTGCTCCCCTTTATCGCATAAAG GTGAATGCAATTCAGATGAAGGAAACAGTAGAAGAAAACACAAGCACCACTGAGAGAGTATTTCAAGATCGTCAGTATCAG GTTGATGCAGCCATAGTTCGAATTATGAAGACGAGGAAAACACTCAGCCACACCCTTCTAATAACCGAGCTTTTCCAGCAG CTCAAGTTCCCGATTAAGCCAGCGGATATGAAGAAGAGAATAGAGAGCCTAATCGACAGGGAGTACCTGGAGAGAGACCGGAGTAACCCCCAGATATACAATTATCTGGCTTGA